TGTGGCAGGGGTATGGATATTCTGAATGCGGCGAGGGCAATAGGTGAAAGTGGTTATGCTGTCGGCATAGACGTTACCCCGGCCATGGTGAAAGCGGCCAGTGAGAACATGAAGAAAAGCGGGGTTAGGAATGTTTCATTTATACTGGCTGAGGCAGAAAATTTACCATTTGAAGATGAGAGGTTTGACGTGGTTATAAGTGACTGTGTCATAAATCATTCAAGGGATAAGGATAGGGTGTATCGAGAGATTTACAGAGTTTTAAAACCAGGGGGCAGGATTGTCATATCCGATGTGGTCTCTTTGGAAGAACTTCCCGATGAGATAGTGAATGACCCTGAAGAATGGGCAGACTGCTTTGGGGGTGCCATACCAGGGGATAGGTATATAAGCATCATAAGAGATGCGGGATTTGAGGACATTGAGTATTTAAAGAGGAGAGAGTATCTGAAAAAGGGATATATGGTGGCGAGCATAACTATAAGAGCCTGTAAAGGAGGTGAACATTGATGAAGGCAGTGACAAAAAAGAAAAATGATTGCTGCAACGTACAGTCTAAGGGAGTAGCTCAGTGCTGCTCCAAGACTTCCAAACTGGTTGTTGGATGTCATGATTAACCAATGTGGCGGGTATACCGCCACATCCATGGGGGGATTTGATGTATTTTAGCAGATACAATATTATAGTGCCTTTTGAGGATAAATATGCCATAATAAATCCACTTTCGGGCAGTTTTGATGTGGCATCACAAAATGAGATAGAGAGGCTTAGAAAACCAGGTAAGCTGATGGACGATCTTGACCTGCTGGACTATGGCATATCCCGGGGGTATATCTATGAGAGTAAAGAGGATGAAGATGTAAGGGTAGAAGATGCGTATAGGGAATTTCTGAATATAATGGAGACAAGTCAGACGCAGATACTGCTTATACCAACCTATGGCTGCAACTTCTCATGTATATACTGCTATGAGAGAGGAATACCAGGAAGGCATGATGTCATATCAAAAGAGGCTGTGGATGCCTTTTTTTATGATATCGAGGAAAGACTGAGGGATGAAAAGGTAAGGCCATATATCACCCTTTTTGGCGGAGAACCTTTTATTAACTCGGCACATCAGAAGGAGGCCATATCATATATAGTGTATAATGCTGCCAAAAAGGGATATGAAATAGCCGCAGTGACAAACGGCTATGACCTGATGGATTATACGGATATTATAAAGAGGGCAGATATTAAGGAGATACAGGTAACCTTAGACGGCCCGCCTGAGGTGCATAACAAAAGGCGCAGGCTTATAGGAGGGAAGGACAGCTTTGGAAGGATAATTGAGGGTATGCACGCCCTTATTGAAGCGAAAATTCCGGTCAATCTCCGTGTGGTGGTGGATAG
The nucleotide sequence above comes from Calorimonas adulescens. Encoded proteins:
- a CDS encoding radical SAM/SPASM domain-containing protein; amino-acid sequence: MYFSRYNIIVPFEDKYAIINPLSGSFDVASQNEIERLRKPGKLMDDLDLLDYGISRGYIYESKEDEDVRVEDAYREFLNIMETSQTQILLIPTYGCNFSCIYCYERGIPGRHDVISKEAVDAFFYDIEERLRDEKVRPYITLFGGEPFINSAHQKEAISYIVYNAAKKGYEIAAVTNGYDLMDYTDIIKRADIKEIQVTLDGPPEVHNKRRRLIGGKDSFGRIIEGMHALIEAKIPVNLRVVVDRDNYDSLPELAKILDREGFLDLPDEIFKTQIGRNYELFECSLNHGSLITQAEQWAYFERLSRDYPILRKFHKPDFKGIRNAILTGSMYSPTFDTCPAGKKEWVYDLYGDIYGCTASCGRKDYRLGTYYPERKIYEDRLRPWRERNVLNIKECRECPVSLVCGGGCGVVANEKNGSILSPACHDIGSIFESGIKYYSEDIREALQ
- a CDS encoding methyltransferase domain-containing protein; amino-acid sequence: MDLKYSVIGRYEKEAEGNDNLSCGGKNIELAELKKGESILDIGCGRGMDILNAARAIGESGYAVGIDVTPAMVKAASENMKKSGVRNVSFILAEAENLPFEDERFDVVISDCVINHSRDKDRVYREIYRVLKPGGRIVISDVVSLEELPDEIVNDPEEWADCFGGAIPGDRYISIIRDAGFEDIEYLKRREYLKKGYMVASITIRACKGGEH